A single genomic interval of Roseomonas aeriglobus harbors:
- a CDS encoding GNAT family N-acetyltransferase: MTGPVLSTPRLILRLPERRDFDAWADFCADAEQMRFLGGAMPRSVAWRDMALRAGAWLTHGFSMFSVIERDTGAWIGRIGPWQPDGWPGTEVGWGVARAFAGRGYAYEAAAAAMEYAVEVLGWAHVIHTIDPDNTASIRLAERLGSTNGGPVTLPAPLAHFRVDAWGQSADQWRARRAAE; encoded by the coding sequence CTGACCGGGCCGGTCCTCTCCACCCCGCGGTTGATCCTGCGGTTGCCCGAGCGTCGGGATTTCGACGCTTGGGCGGACTTTTGCGCCGATGCCGAGCAGATGCGCTTCCTGGGCGGCGCGATGCCGCGATCGGTCGCGTGGCGCGACATGGCGCTGCGTGCGGGCGCCTGGCTGACTCACGGCTTTTCGATGTTCTCTGTCATCGAGCGCGACACCGGCGCGTGGATCGGGCGGATCGGGCCGTGGCAGCCCGACGGCTGGCCGGGCACCGAAGTCGGCTGGGGCGTCGCGCGCGCATTCGCCGGGCGCGGCTATGCCTATGAGGCGGCGGCGGCGGCGATGGAGTACGCGGTCGAGGTGCTCGGCTGGGCCCATGTGATCCACACGATCGATCCGGACAACACTGCGTCGATCCGGCTCGCCGAACGGCTGGGCTCCACCAATGGCGGCCCGGTCACCCTGCCCGCCCCGCTCGCCCATTTCCGCGTCGATGCCTGGGGCCAGAGCGCCGACCAATGGCGCGCGCGCCGGGCCGCCGAGTGA
- a CDS encoding ribose-phosphate pyrophosphokinase, which produces MKLIAGNSNTPLAQAIADYCEIPLTKANVRRFADEEIFVEILENVRGEDVFVLQSTSYPANDNLMETLIIIDALKRASAKRITAVLPYFGYARQDRKPGPRTPISAKLVANLITTAGADRVLSVDLHAGQIQGFFDIPTDNLFAAPVMSADIRSRHPDANWMVVSPDVGGVVRARALSKRLDNAPLAIVDKRRERAGESEVMNIIGEVEGRFCILIDDIVDSAGTLCNAAAALKAAGAEDVVAYVTHGVLSGGAVARVDGSALSELVITDSIGNHETIAQSAKVRHLTIAPLLAEAIRRIADETSVSSLFD; this is translated from the coding sequence ATGAAACTGATCGCCGGCAATTCGAATACCCCTCTCGCGCAGGCGATCGCCGATTATTGCGAGATCCCGCTGACGAAGGCGAACGTACGCCGCTTCGCCGACGAGGAAATCTTCGTCGAGATTCTCGAAAACGTTCGCGGCGAGGACGTGTTCGTGCTCCAGTCGACGTCCTATCCGGCGAACGACAATCTCATGGAGACGCTGATCATCATCGATGCGCTGAAGCGCGCGTCGGCGAAGCGGATCACCGCCGTGCTCCCCTATTTCGGCTATGCCCGCCAGGACCGGAAGCCGGGCCCGCGTACGCCGATCTCGGCAAAGCTCGTCGCAAACCTCATCACCACCGCCGGCGCCGACCGCGTCCTGTCGGTCGATCTGCACGCCGGGCAGATCCAGGGCTTCTTCGACATCCCGACCGACAATCTGTTTGCCGCACCCGTAATGTCGGCCGACATTCGCAGCCGGCATCCGGACGCGAACTGGATGGTGGTGTCGCCGGACGTCGGCGGCGTGGTCCGCGCGCGGGCGCTCTCGAAGCGACTCGACAACGCACCGCTCGCGATCGTCGACAAGCGCCGCGAGCGCGCCGGCGAATCGGAAGTGATGAACATCATCGGCGAAGTCGAAGGCCGCTTCTGCATCCTGATCGATGACATCGTCGATTCGGCGGGCACGCTGTGCAACGCCGCCGCGGCGCTGAAGGCCGCGGGTGCCGAAGACGTCGTCGCCTATGTGACGCACGGCGTTCTCTCGGGCGGCGCGGTCGCGCGCGTCGATGGTTCGGCGCTCAGCGAGCTCGTCATCACCGATTCGATCGGCAACCATGAGACGATCGCCCAGTCGGCGAAGGTGCGTCACCTGACGATCGCCCCCCTGCTGGCGGAGGCCATCCGCCGCATCGCCGACGAAACGTCGGTCTCCAGCCTCTTCGACTGA
- a CDS encoding riboflavin synthase codes for MFTGIVSDVGEIVSVEDRGDRRVRIRTAYDPATIDLGASIACSGVCLTVVGTGPDWFDVDVSAESIRRTADDMWTAGRRLNLERALKLGDELGGHIVTGHVDGVARVTGITPEGESHRVGFRVDASLAPFLAPKGSVTVDGVSLTVNEVTDQADGATHFAINIIPHTQSVTTLGALAPDQSVNIEIDVLARYLQRMEAYRGKAR; via the coding sequence ATGTTCACCGGAATAGTCAGCGACGTCGGCGAAATCGTCTCGGTCGAGGATCGCGGCGACCGGCGCGTGCGGATCCGCACCGCTTATGATCCCGCCACGATCGATCTCGGCGCCTCGATCGCCTGTTCGGGGGTCTGCCTGACCGTCGTCGGCACCGGCCCCGATTGGTTCGACGTCGACGTCTCGGCCGAAAGCATCCGCCGCACCGCTGATGACATGTGGACCGCCGGCCGCCGCCTGAACCTGGAACGCGCGCTGAAGCTGGGCGACGAGCTGGGCGGGCATATCGTCACCGGCCATGTCGACGGCGTCGCGCGCGTGACCGGCATCACGCCCGAAGGCGAATCGCACCGCGTCGGTTTCCGCGTCGATGCGAGCCTCGCCCCGTTCCTCGCGCCCAAGGGGTCGGTCACGGTCGATGGCGTGTCGCTGACCGTCAACGAGGTCACCGACCAGGCCGACGGCGCAACCCATTTCGCGATCAACATCATTCCACATACGCAGAGCGTGACGACATTGGGCGCCCTCGCGCCGGACCAGTCGGTCAATATCGAGATCGACGTGCTCGCCCGCTATCTGCAGCGCATGGAGGCCTATCGTGGCAAAGCCCGCTGA
- a CDS encoding glutamate--tRNA ligase → MIVTRFAPSPTGFLHVGNLRTALHNWMWAKKHGGQFLLRIDDTDGERSEERFVEAIRDDLAWLGLSPDGEARQSARFALYESRFADLVASGRVYPAYETPQELDLKRKIRLGRGLPPIYDRAALSLSDADRATLEADGVRPHWRFRLSADPIQWDDLIRGPQRFDPATMSDPVVRRADGSWLYLLPSVIDDIDMGITHVVRGEDHVSNTAAQVQMFAALGATPPVFAHEALLTGSEGKLSKRLGSLGVTHFRDEGIEPQAIVSLLARIGTSDPVEPVVDPTPLIDAFDFAHFGRAPARFDEAELAGVNAKVIHQLPFDAVSDRVPGGMTADGWYAIRPNLERVAEAADWWNVVEGPIASETADDDRAFLGQAAAVARDLDWSADPWPALTGALKETSGRKGKTLFLPLRRALTGREHGPDMAALLPLIGRDRAVARLDAAAG, encoded by the coding sequence ATGATCGTCACCCGTTTCGCCCCCTCGCCGACCGGTTTCCTGCATGTCGGCAATCTGCGCACCGCTCTACACAATTGGATGTGGGCGAAGAAGCATGGTGGGCAGTTCCTGCTGCGCATCGACGATACCGATGGGGAACGCAGCGAAGAGCGGTTCGTCGAGGCGATTCGCGACGATCTCGCGTGGCTCGGCCTGTCGCCCGATGGCGAGGCGCGGCAGTCGGCACGGTTCGCCCTTTATGAGTCACGGTTTGCCGATCTGGTCGCGAGCGGGCGAGTCTATCCTGCATATGAGACGCCGCAGGAGCTCGACCTGAAGCGCAAGATCCGGCTCGGGCGGGGACTGCCGCCGATCTATGACCGCGCCGCACTCTCTTTGTCGGACGCCGATCGCGCGACGCTGGAGGCCGATGGCGTGCGCCCGCACTGGCGCTTCCGCCTGTCGGCCGATCCGATCCAGTGGGACGACCTGATCCGCGGCCCCCAGCGCTTCGATCCGGCGACGATGAGCGATCCGGTGGTGCGCCGCGCCGACGGATCGTGGCTCTATCTGTTGCCGAGCGTCATCGACGACATCGACATGGGCATCACCCACGTCGTGCGCGGCGAGGACCATGTGTCGAATACCGCAGCGCAGGTGCAGATGTTCGCGGCGCTGGGTGCGACCCCGCCCGTTTTCGCCCATGAAGCGTTGCTCACGGGGAGCGAAGGCAAGCTGTCGAAGCGACTCGGCTCGCTCGGCGTCACGCACTTCCGGGACGAGGGCATCGAGCCACAGGCGATCGTATCGCTGCTCGCGCGGATCGGCACCAGTGATCCGGTCGAGCCGGTCGTCGATCCCACGCCCCTGATCGATGCGTTCGACTTCGCGCATTTCGGGCGGGCGCCGGCTCGGTTCGACGAGGCGGAACTCGCCGGCGTGAATGCCAAGGTGATCCACCAGCTGCCGTTCGACGCGGTGTCGGACCGGGTGCCCGGCGGCATGACCGCCGATGGCTGGTACGCGATTCGCCCGAACCTGGAGCGCGTCGCCGAAGCGGCCGATTGGTGGAACGTGGTCGAAGGCCCCATTGCCAGCGAGACCGCCGACGACGACCGTGCCTTTCTGGGCCAGGCCGCAGCGGTCGCACGCGACCTCGATTGGAGCGCCGACCCATGGCCCGCGCTGACCGGCGCGCTGAAGGAGACGAGTGGGCGCAAGGGCAAGACGCTGTTCCTGCCATTGCGCCGCGCGCTGACCGGGCGCGAGCACGGTCCCGACATGGCCGCCCTGCTACCGTTGATCGGTCGCGACCGCGCGGTGGCGCGGCTCGACGCCGCAGCGGGCTGA
- the ribB gene encoding 3,4-dihydroxy-2-butanone-4-phosphate synthase, with the protein MFILVDDEDRENEGDLVIPAQMATPDAINFMAKYGRGLICLALTKDRVDQLGLELMSRNNGTRHETAFTVSIEAREGVTTGISAADRARTVAVAIDASKGRSEIVTPGHVFPLVARDGGVLVRTGHTEAAVDVARLAGLNPSGVICEIMNEDGTMARMDDLVGFAQFHKLKIGTIRDLIAYRRRYDHLVEKKAEVRFTSEWGGEWTALTYWNKATETEQLVLTKGRIDPSKPTLVRMHALSPFADLLGETTKRSGLLQRSMEIIGQEGAGVIVVLSSPRSDAFTAALRIKSGEANAADMEELRDYGVGATILSELGVHDMVLLTNTHHTLVGLEGYGLSIVGERPIPEDH; encoded by the coding sequence ATGTTCATCCTGGTCGATGACGAGGATCGCGAGAACGAGGGCGATCTGGTCATCCCTGCGCAGATGGCGACGCCCGATGCGATCAACTTCATGGCGAAATACGGCCGCGGGCTGATCTGCCTGGCGCTGACCAAGGACCGCGTCGACCAGCTCGGCCTGGAACTGATGAGCCGCAACAACGGCACACGGCACGAAACCGCCTTCACCGTCTCGATCGAGGCGCGCGAGGGCGTGACGACCGGCATTTCGGCCGCCGACCGCGCGCGCACCGTCGCGGTCGCGATCGACGCGTCGAAGGGCCGGTCGGAGATCGTGACGCCGGGTCACGTCTTCCCGCTGGTCGCGCGCGACGGCGGCGTGCTGGTGCGCACCGGCCATACCGAAGCCGCGGTCGACGTCGCGCGCCTCGCCGGGCTCAATCCCTCGGGCGTGATCTGCGAGATCATGAACGAAGACGGCACGATGGCGCGGATGGACGACCTGGTCGGCTTCGCCCAGTTCCATAAGCTCAAGATCGGCACGATCCGAGATCTGATCGCCTATCGCCGCCGCTACGATCATCTGGTCGAAAAGAAGGCCGAGGTCCGATTCACGTCCGAATGGGGCGGCGAATGGACCGCACTGACCTATTGGAACAAGGCGACCGAGACCGAACAGCTGGTGCTGACCAAGGGGCGCATCGACCCGAGCAAGCCGACCCTGGTGCGCATGCACGCGCTGTCGCCGTTCGCCGACCTGCTGGGCGAGACGACCAAGCGGTCGGGCCTCCTGCAGCGATCGATGGAAATCATCGGCCAGGAAGGCGCCGGCGTCATCGTCGTGCTGTCGAGCCCGCGCAGCGACGCGTTCACCGCGGCGCTGCGGATCAAGTCGGGCGAAGCGAACGCCGCCGACATGGAGGAACTGCGCGACTACGGCGTCGGCGCGACCATTCTTTCCGAACTCGGCGTGCACGACATGGTGCTGCTGACCAACACCCACCACACGCTTGTCGGGCTGGAGGGCTATGGCCTCAGCATCGTCGGTGAGCGACCGATTCCCGAGGACCATTGA
- a CDS encoding COQ9 family protein, translated as MAYEDATLDEIRSALAPEVAANAAFDGWNVRAVEAAAAALGIDADVARLAFPGGPVDMIDAWFAHIDAEMHARLPAEALAAMKIRQRITTLVETRLEIAAPNREALRRALAILALPQNALRAARLGWRSADVMWRAAGDTATDYNHYTKRAMLGTVYAATIAVFLDDDTEDFADTRAFLARRIENIMQFEKVKAGMLGNRDRVPSLSRFIGRLRYPAV; from the coding sequence ATGGCTTACGAAGACGCGACCCTCGACGAAATCCGCAGCGCGCTGGCACCCGAAGTGGCGGCCAATGCCGCGTTCGATGGCTGGAATGTCCGCGCCGTAGAGGCGGCCGCGGCGGCGCTCGGGATCGATGCCGACGTCGCGCGGCTCGCCTTCCCCGGCGGGCCGGTCGACATGATCGATGCGTGGTTCGCCCACATCGATGCCGAGATGCACGCGCGCCTGCCGGCCGAGGCGCTGGCGGCGATGAAGATCCGCCAGCGGATCACGACGCTCGTCGAAACGCGGCTGGAGATCGCCGCGCCGAACCGCGAGGCGCTGCGCCGCGCGCTCGCGATCCTGGCGCTGCCGCAGAATGCCCTGCGCGCCGCCAGGCTCGGCTGGCGATCGGCCGACGTCATGTGGCGCGCGGCGGGCGATACCGCGACCGACTACAATCACTATACCAAGCGCGCGATGCTCGGCACCGTCTATGCCGCGACGATCGCGGTGTTCCTGGACGACGACACCGAGGATTTCGCCGACACCCGCGCGTTCCTTGCCCGGCGAATCGAGAATATCATGCAGTTCGAGAAGGTGAAGGCCGGGATGCTGGGCAACCGCGACCGGGTGCCGAGCCTGAGCCGGTTCATCGGGCGTCTGCGCTATCCGGCGGTGTGA
- a CDS encoding 6,7-dimethyl-8-ribityllumazine synthase, with product MAKFLIVEARFYEHLNDLLLEGARAAIEAAGHSHETVTVPGALEVPGAIALASESGRYDAYVALGVVIRGETYHFEIVAGESARGLMALSMDGLAIGNGILTTENEAQALTRARKSEKDKGGEAAKAAIAMLNLRGRFG from the coding sequence ATGGCCAAGTTTCTCATCGTCGAAGCGCGCTTCTACGAACACCTCAACGACCTGCTGCTCGAGGGCGCCCGCGCCGCGATCGAGGCCGCGGGGCATAGCCATGAGACGGTTACGGTGCCAGGCGCGCTCGAGGTCCCCGGCGCGATCGCACTGGCGAGCGAGAGCGGGCGGTACGACGCCTATGTCGCTTTGGGCGTCGTCATTCGCGGCGAGACGTACCACTTCGAAATCGTGGCGGGCGAAAGCGCGCGCGGGCTGATGGCACTCAGCATGGATGGCCTCGCCATCGGCAACGGCATCCTGACGACGGAGAACGAAGCGCAGGCGCTGACACGGGCCAGGAAGAGCGAGAAGGACAAGGGCGGCGAAGCGGCCAAGGCGGCGATCGCGATGCTGAACTTGCGCGGGCGGTTCGGCTGA
- a CDS encoding zinc-ribbon domain-containing protein, whose protein sequence is MILECTQCSSRYLVPDTAIGPDGRTVRCANCRHSWFQPPAMMDLSAATRAAAYEPEAAAPQPASAAPVVAPAAPVEAPRAAESQPLPRPAMTRTFDDTLVEPRPQYDAFAHRPPFRPRTNPARRWTAAALVAGCSMLLGVGAILYSGAPGIAAQLGLPVGTAETPLKFTGEAIERRDMGTGSELFAVSGTIVNPTGAAQRVPDVRVALLDAQGRVVYNWTVTPKQRTLGPNASIGFASGRTDVPANSKMLSLSFAQGIEG, encoded by the coding sequence ATGATCCTCGAATGCACGCAATGCAGCTCGCGGTATCTGGTGCCGGATACCGCAATCGGCCCCGACGGACGTACCGTACGCTGCGCCAATTGCCGGCACAGCTGGTTTCAGCCGCCGGCGATGATGGACCTGTCGGCCGCGACGCGCGCCGCGGCGTACGAGCCCGAGGCTGCAGCGCCGCAGCCGGCTTCTGCTGCCCCGGTCGTTGCACCGGCCGCTCCGGTCGAAGCGCCACGCGCGGCCGAGAGCCAGCCGTTGCCGCGCCCGGCCATGACGCGGACCTTCGACGACACGCTGGTTGAACCGCGCCCGCAATATGACGCCTTCGCGCATCGCCCGCCGTTCCGCCCACGCACCAACCCCGCGCGCCGCTGGACCGCGGCGGCGCTGGTCGCGGGCTGTTCGATGCTGCTCGGCGTCGGTGCGATCCTCTATTCGGGTGCGCCGGGCATCGCCGCGCAGCTCGGCCTGCCGGTCGGCACCGCGGAAACGCCGCTCAAATTCACCGGCGAGGCGATCGAACGCCGCGACATGGGTACGGGCAGCGAGCTGTTCGCGGTCAGCGGCACGATCGTGAACCCGACCGGCGCCGCCCAGCGCGTCCCCGACGTGCGCGTCGCGCTGCTCGATGCACAGGGGCGCGTGGTCTATAACTGGACGGTGACGCCGAAACAGCGGACGCTGGGCCCCAACGCCTCGATCGGCTTTGCGAGCGGGCGGACCGATGTGCCGGCAAATTCGAAGATGCTCAGCCTCAGCTTCGCGCAGGGGATCGAGGGGTAA
- the ribD gene encoding bifunctional diaminohydroxyphosphoribosylaminopyrimidine deaminase/5-amino-6-(5-phosphoribosylamino)uracil reductase RibD, with the protein MTAAIALSERSRGRTAPNPNVGCIIVREGRVVGRGWTQPGGRPHAEAMALAEAGERARGAAAYVTLEPCAHQSTRGPACAPSLAEAGVARVVAALIDPDPRTAGRGLAVLRDAGVVVVEGVGADGARRAMAGFLTRRALGRPFVTLKLAMSLDGCIALASGESRWITGAEARAHAHLERARHEAILVGRGTWDIDAPKLDARLAGLEDRSPIRVVLSHRPHPSAAAPLPPSPDGRGKGPAAAGGGKGEGDLTYIARPEDIAHLSADHVLVEGGAQTAAAFLCTNLVDRLLLYRAPILIGGGKPGLGDIGLSDLAVAHGQWRRTDTRRLGSDTLEVYERRPCSPE; encoded by the coding sequence ATGACCGCCGCGATCGCCCTGTCGGAGCGGTCGCGCGGGCGGACGGCGCCGAATCCCAATGTCGGCTGCATCATCGTTCGCGAGGGGCGCGTTGTCGGACGTGGCTGGACCCAGCCGGGCGGGCGACCGCATGCCGAGGCAATGGCATTGGCCGAGGCCGGCGAGCGCGCCCGCGGGGCGGCGGCCTATGTGACGCTGGAGCCGTGCGCGCATCAATCGACGCGCGGACCGGCCTGCGCGCCGTCACTGGCCGAGGCAGGCGTGGCACGAGTCGTCGCGGCGCTCATCGATCCCGATCCACGGACGGCGGGGCGCGGGCTGGCGGTGTTACGGGACGCAGGGGTGGTGGTGGTCGAAGGCGTCGGCGCCGACGGAGCGCGGCGGGCGATGGCCGGCTTTCTTACACGACGCGCGTTGGGGCGGCCGTTCGTGACGCTGAAGCTCGCAATGTCCCTAGATGGCTGCATCGCGCTGGCTTCGGGCGAGAGTCGCTGGATCACCGGGGCGGAAGCGCGGGCGCATGCGCACCTCGAACGCGCGCGACACGAGGCGATTCTGGTCGGGCGCGGCACATGGGACATCGATGCGCCGAAGCTGGACGCACGCTTGGCGGGGTTGGAAGACCGGTCGCCGATTCGGGTGGTGCTTTCCCATCGCCCTCACCCTTCCGCGGCTGCGCCGCTCCCTCCCTCTCCCGACGGGAGAGGGAAGGGGCCCGCCGCCGCAGGCGGTGGGAAGGGTGAGGGCGACCTAACATATATCGCCCGCCCCGAGGACATCGCCCACCTCTCTGCCGACCACGTTCTGGTCGAAGGTGGCGCGCAGACCGCAGCCGCCTTTCTCTGCACGAATCTCGTCGATCGCCTGCTCCTTTACCGCGCGCCGATCCTGATCGGCGGCGGCAAGCCGGGGCTCGGCGACATCGGCCTGAGCGATCTCGCCGTCGCGCACGGCCAGTGGCGCCGCACCGATACCCGGCGGCTTGGCAGCGATACGCTGGAGGTCTACGAGCGGCGCCCATGTTCACCGGAATAG
- a CDS encoding alkene reductase: MPTLFDPIDYGAIPAPNRTVMAPLTRGRATAAHVPTPLMIEYYRQRAGAGLIVTEGTGISREGLGWPNAPGLWSDEQVEAWKPVVDAVHQAGGRIVPQLWHLGRLARKDVTGDAPFSSSATTAPARPGATENVNVEARAMTTDDIARTLDDYSRAARNAMRAGFDGVALHAANGYLIDQFMRDGTNFRDDDYGGSVDNRLRLLREVMERLVAEAGADRTGVRLSPNGEVQGCDDSNPEAVFVPAAAHLQSLGIAFLELRESSPTDTFAQTDVPKLSPKIREVFTNPLILNQDYDAAKAQADLDSGVADAISFGRPFLANPDLVERLRTGAPLNTPDKRTFYTSGPEGYIDYPTLAA; the protein is encoded by the coding sequence ATGCCGACCTTGTTCGACCCCATCGATTACGGCGCGATTCCTGCGCCCAACCGCACCGTCATGGCCCCGCTGACCCGTGGCCGGGCGACGGCGGCGCATGTGCCGACGCCGCTGATGATCGAATATTACCGCCAGCGCGCCGGCGCCGGACTGATCGTCACCGAAGGCACCGGCATCAGCCGCGAAGGGCTCGGCTGGCCGAATGCCCCGGGGCTGTGGTCGGACGAACAGGTCGAGGCGTGGAAGCCGGTCGTCGACGCCGTTCACCAGGCCGGCGGGCGGATCGTGCCCCAGCTGTGGCACCTGGGACGGCTGGCGCGCAAGGACGTGACGGGCGACGCCCCCTTCTCCTCCTCCGCGACCACCGCGCCTGCGCGGCCGGGCGCGACCGAGAACGTCAATGTCGAGGCGCGCGCGATGACGACGGACGATATCGCCCGCACGCTCGACGACTACTCGCGCGCCGCCCGCAATGCGATGCGCGCCGGCTTCGACGGCGTCGCGCTGCATGCCGCGAACGGTTATTTGATCGACCAGTTCATGCGCGACGGCACCAATTTCCGCGACGACGATTATGGCGGCTCGGTCGACAATCGCCTGCGCCTGCTGCGCGAGGTGATGGAGCGGCTGGTCGCCGAAGCGGGTGCCGACCGTACCGGCGTGCGCCTGTCACCCAACGGCGAAGTCCAGGGCTGCGATGATTCGAACCCGGAAGCCGTGTTCGTGCCGGCGGCCGCGCACCTCCAGTCGCTCGGCATCGCGTTCCTCGAACTGCGCGAATCGAGCCCGACCGACACGTTCGCACAGACCGATGTGCCAAAGCTCAGCCCGAAGATCCGCGAGGTCTTCACCAACCCGCTGATCCTGAACCAGGATTACGACGCGGCAAAGGCGCAGGCCGATCTCGACAGCGGGGTCGCGGACGCGATCAGCTTCGGCCGCCCGTTCCTGGCGAACCCCGACCTGGTCGAGCGGCTGCGCACGGGCGCGCCGCTGAATACGCCGGACAAGCGGACCTTCTATACCTCGGGGCCGGAGGGGTACATCGATTACCCGACGCTGGCAGCTTAG
- a CDS encoding TonB family protein — translation MYADRYQRSKPNPVSLTAAIGINAVLIGALLFSAPDIATHIEKSFTSYDVPITPPPEPIKPEPVKETKAATSPTEPLIVTPIPEVKTVTVDTPIGTTTDILTPPPSLPGPTATGTPTGTLTVDPPKPAPVIVGATPDPRATFQPDYPPSERRAGAEGAVTVRVLVGTDGRVKSVERVDAASDAFYEATRRQALNRWRFRPATRDGVPYETWRTMTVRFVLEDA, via the coding sequence ATGTATGCCGACCGGTACCAGCGTTCGAAACCCAATCCCGTAAGCCTGACTGCCGCCATCGGCATCAACGCGGTATTGATCGGCGCGCTCCTGTTCTCCGCACCCGATATCGCGACTCATATCGAGAAGAGCTTCACCAGCTACGACGTCCCGATCACGCCGCCCCCCGAGCCGATCAAGCCCGAGCCGGTGAAGGAAACCAAGGCCGCGACCAGCCCGACCGAACCGCTGATCGTCACCCCGATCCCCGAGGTGAAGACCGTGACGGTCGACACCCCGATCGGCACCACGACCGATATTCTGACGCCGCCACCGTCATTGCCGGGACCGACCGCCACCGGCACGCCGACCGGCACGCTCACGGTCGATCCGCCCAAGCCCGCCCCGGTGATCGTCGGCGCGACGCCCGATCCGCGCGCGACGTTCCAGCCCGACTATCCGCCATCCGAGCGGCGCGCCGGAGCGGAAGGCGCGGTGACCGTTCGTGTGCTTGTCGGCACCGATGGCCGGGTGAAGTCGGTCGAACGCGTCGATGCCGCCAGCGACGCCTTCTATGAGGCCACCCGCCGCCAGGCGCTCAACCGCTGGCGCTTCCGTCCCGCCACGCGCGACGGCGTGCCCTATGAGACATGGCGGACGATGACGGTGCGCTTCGTGCTCGAAGACGCGTGA
- a CDS encoding DMT family transporter, with product MPDETIATPPPSKALPLAALIIANVALAFGPWFVRLTDVGPVAAGFWRVGLAAPVLLGAAAFAGQRPVAQAKGLWTVLAVGGLAFAGDLATWHAGIHHTQLANSTLFGNVATLIFPIYGFIVAKSWPTRTQGIALAMAAVGGALLMGRSAQLSPQNLIGDLLCLTAGVLYAVYFIIMARVRATMHPVPALAFASLFGTVPLLGAALLLGEQVWPGDWGPILAIAVVSQLIGQGLMIYALGHLTPLVVGVALLTQPVVAGAIGWIAYDERLGLPDVAGAMLVGLALVLVRKGGPSTSQALEPGAPEGHKGR from the coding sequence GTGCCCGACGAAACAATCGCTACGCCGCCCCCAAGCAAAGCGTTGCCGCTGGCCGCTTTGATCATCGCGAACGTCGCGCTTGCCTTCGGCCCGTGGTTCGTACGGCTGACCGACGTCGGGCCGGTCGCAGCCGGCTTCTGGCGGGTGGGGCTCGCCGCGCCGGTCCTGCTCGGTGCCGCCGCGTTCGCCGGCCAACGGCCGGTCGCGCAGGCGAAGGGACTGTGGACCGTGCTCGCGGTCGGCGGGCTCGCCTTCGCCGGCGATCTCGCGACATGGCATGCCGGCATTCACCATACCCAGCTCGCCAATTCGACGCTGTTCGGCAATGTCGCGACGCTGATCTTCCCGATCTACGGCTTCATCGTCGCGAAGAGCTGGCCGACCCGCACGCAGGGGATCGCGCTGGCGATGGCGGCGGTCGGCGGGGCGCTGCTGATGGGGCGGTCGGCGCAGCTCAGCCCGCAAAACCTGATCGGCGACCTGCTGTGCCTGACGGCAGGGGTGCTCTACGCCGTCTATTTCATCATCATGGCGCGCGTCCGCGCGACGATGCACCCGGTGCCGGCACTCGCCTTCGCCTCGCTGTTCGGCACGGTGCCGCTGTTGGGCGCGGCGCTGCTGCTCGGCGAGCAGGTGTGGCCGGGTGACTGGGGACCGATTCTGGCGATTGCGGTCGTCAGCCAGCTGATCGGGCAGGGGCTGATGATCTATGCGCTCGGGCATCTGACTCCGCTCGTCGTCGGCGTGGCGCTGCTCACCCAGCCCGTCGTCGCCGGGGCGATCGGGTGGATCGCGTACGACGAGCGGCTGGGGCTGCCCGACGTTGCCGGGGCGATGCTCGTCGGGCTTGCGCTGGTGCTGGTGCGCAAGGGCGGTCCGTCGACGTCGCAAGCGCTTGAACCCGGCGCGCCGGAGGGCCACAAAGGCCGGTGA